The following are from one region of the Phormidium sp. PBR-2020 genome:
- a CDS encoding SDR family oxidoreductase: MDSVKDKIVLVTGASSGIGAACAKRFAEAGSRLILAARRGDRLQELAGNLHRQWGTAVHCLTLDVRDRHAVMSQLTQLPADWQGVDILVNNAGLSRGLDKLQEGDLDDWEEMIDANVKGLLYVTRAMVPGMIERQGGHIINIGSIAGRHAYPRGNVYCASKAAVRAITQGLKQDVLGTPLRVSEIDPGLVETEFSEVRFHGDRQRASETYHGLTPLTGEDIADLVWFCASRPPHVNISEMLVVPTDQATATQVYRR, translated from the coding sequence ATGGATTCTGTTAAGGATAAAATTGTTCTTGTAACTGGGGCAAGTAGTGGCATTGGGGCCGCTTGTGCGAAACGCTTTGCTGAAGCGGGTTCGAGGCTTATTTTAGCGGCGCGTCGGGGCGATCGCCTTCAGGAGTTGGCGGGGAATCTGCACCGCCAATGGGGAACGGCGGTTCATTGTCTGACGTTGGATGTGCGCGATCGCCATGCTGTGATGAGTCAGTTAACGCAACTTCCGGCGGATTGGCAGGGGGTTGATATCCTGGTCAATAATGCTGGACTGAGTCGGGGCCTGGATAAACTGCAAGAGGGCGATCTCGATGATTGGGAGGAGATGATCGATGCCAACGTCAAGGGATTGCTCTATGTGACGCGGGCCATGGTCCCCGGTATGATTGAACGGCAGGGGGGACATATTATCAATATTGGGTCCATCGCCGGCCGTCATGCCTATCCTCGGGGGAATGTCTATTGTGCCTCGAAGGCAGCGGTACGGGCGATTACTCAGGGTTTAAAACAGGATGTGCTGGGAACGCCGCTTCGGGTGAGTGAGATTGATCCGGGTTTGGTGGAGACGGAGTTTAGTGAGGTTCGCTTCCACGGCGATCGCCAGCGGGCCAGCGAAACCTATCATGGGTTAACGCCCCTAACGGGTGAGGATATTGCCGATCTCGTCTGGTTTTGTGCCAGCCGTCCCCCCCATGTCAACATTAGTGAGATGCTCGTGGTTCCCACGGACCAAGCCACGGCTACTCAAGTGTATCGACGGTAG